One window of Nymphaea colorata isolate Beijing-Zhang1983 chromosome 11, ASM883128v2, whole genome shotgun sequence genomic DNA carries:
- the LOC116264777 gene encoding polygalacturonase-like — protein MEDSHTIVTVFLILWALIVLHSQIAESLNNIVVSEYGAKADGATDDSPAFLRAWREACSSTEEATIYVPSGHYLVHPTAFSGPCANDNITLVVDGGRLVARTEAEGYSDSSYWLMFESVRGLTFKGGYLDGKGSSLWSCKAEDGECPSGASTLLLRNSSDLVLTNVTSVDSELFHIVIDICRNVTVEGLKILAAGTSPNTDGIHVEESRWVTIINSDIGTGDDCISVGPGTQDLLIEQVNCGPGHGISIGSLGKSANEAGVRNVQVRNVVLTGTLNGLRIKAWARSSTGFAQAIVFDGATMNNVQHPIIIDQRYCPHDGQDCSDDQDSGVKISHVTYTNISGTSATDIAVELKCSASSWCQGINMADVQLTYNGQPSTALCQNAVGTASGMMLPPSCLQSLDTLNVLH, from the exons ATGGAAGACTCTCACACCATAGTAACAGTGTTTCTGATCCTTTGGGCTCTCATAGTGTTGCACTCCCAAATTGCTGAATCACTCAATAATATAGTGGTGAGTGAGTATGGAGCCAAAGCGGATGGGGCGACCGATGATAGCCCCGCATTTCTGAGGGCTTGGAGAGAAGCTTGCAGCTCCACAGAGGAAGCAACGATATATGTCCCCTCCGGCCACTACCTGGTGCATCCCACGGCCTTCTCCGGTCCCTGCGCCAATGACAACATCACTCTTGTGGTCGACGGCGGCAGATTGGTCGCCAGGACGGAGGCCGAGGGGTATAGTGATTCGTCCTACTGGCTCATGTTTGAAAGCGTGAGGGGGCTGACGTTCAAGGGTGGGTACCTTGATGGCAAGGGCTCTTCTCTCTGGTCATGCAAGGCTGAAGATGGGGAGTGCCCCTCTGGGGCATCG ACGCTACTTTTGAGGAACTCCAGCGATTTGGTGCTGACCAACGTCACTTCCGTTGACAGTGAGCTCTTTCACATTGTCATCGACATCTGCCGGAACGTAACCGTGGAAGGGCTCAAGATCTTGGCCGCCGGCACGAGCCCCAACACTGACGGCATACATGTGGAGGAGTCAAGATGGGTTACAATCATCAACTCGGATATTGGCACAGGAGATGATTGCATTTCGGTTGGCCCGGGCACCCAAGACCTGTTGATAGAGCAAGTAAATTGTGGTCCTGGACATGGAATAAG TATTGGGAGTCTTGGAAAGAGTGCTAATGAAGCTGGAGTGAGGAATGTTCAAGTGAGGAATGTGGTGCTGACAGGGACACTAAACGGGTTGAGAATAAAGGCATGGGCCAGGAGCAGCACTGGGTTTGCACAAGCCATAGTGTTTGATGGGGCCACTATGAACAATGTGCAGCATCCCATCATCATTGATCAACGCTATTGCCCCCACGATGGGCAAGACTGTTCCGATGATCAG GATTCTGGAGTAAAGATATCACATGTTACATACACAAATATCAGTGGGACTTCAGCAACTGATATAGCAGTTGAACTCAAGTGCAGTGCTAGCAGTTGGTGCCAAGGGATCAACATGGCAGATGTGCAGTTGACATATAATGGCCAGCCCTCCACAGCCTTATGCCAGAATGCAGTTGGGACTGCCAGTGGCATGATGCTGCCACCAAGCTGTCTGCAGTCTTTAGATACCTTAAACGTATTACATTGA